The following are from one region of the Oligoflexia bacterium genome:
- a CDS encoding response regulator: protein MKARILIVDDEKEIRVLLSTQLTREGCEVFEAENGKIAQGLIQANKFDIILSDIRMPEVDGIELLKWVKKTSQIRYILMTSFSDITEAQQAHALGADEFLTKPFRVNDLIGAIEKCLDKPSTQVTSSNDHLFDKIQIEELSKATILPADIYVRLSAEKYLKIAHKDQKVDHARIETYKKKGLDVLFIKKVS, encoded by the coding sequence ATGAAGGCTCGTATTCTTATTGTAGATGATGAAAAAGAGATAAGAGTCTTACTCAGCACGCAGTTGACTAGAGAAGGTTGTGAGGTTTTTGAAGCTGAAAATGGAAAAATTGCTCAAGGCTTAATTCAAGCAAATAAGTTTGATATAATTTTATCTGATATCAGAATGCCCGAAGTAGACGGAATTGAACTTCTCAAGTGGGTGAAAAAAACTTCGCAAATTAGATATATTCTCATGACAAGTTTTTCTGATATCACAGAAGCTCAGCAAGCCCACGCATTGGGCGCTGACGAATTTTTAACAAAACCTTTTAGAGTAAATGATCTCATAGGTGCAATTGAAAAATGTTTAGACAAACCATCTACTCAAGTAACGAGTAGTAATGATCATCTTTTTGATAAAATTCAGATTGAAGAGCTTTCAAAGGCTACGATACTGCCAGCAGATATATATGTTCGCCTTTCTGCTGAGAAATATCTAAAAATTGCTCATAAAGATCAAAAAGTTGATCATGCACGCATTGAGACGTATAAGAAAAAAGGTCTCGACGTTCTTTTTATTAAGAAAGTTTCTTAA